AACATCGAGCGACTCTACGGTCAGAGCGGCTTCTTTCTGTTTTTTGGTGATCCGCGATTCTACGACCGTTACATCGTTGAGGTTAAAGCTCATTGGTTTCAATTTGGCGCGAACGAAGAAGCTGGCGTTCTTCACTTCTATCTCTTCTTGTTCGTATCCTATGTAGCTTATTTGAATATTCAGCGGAAAGCTTTGTCCCATGGGGTTCAACTCGAAGTTTCCGTCGAAATCAGTAGTCGTTCCGATCTGCGTGCCTTCAATGACGACTCCGGCTCCAAAAACGGGTTCACCTGATTCTAGATCGGTGACGGTTCCACGAATGCGTTGGGCATTCGCCGCAAGACCAAAAAAAACGAGCAGGATAAGCCAGCCCGCTCTAAAGTGCATACTCTTCATTTTATCTTCACGTTCCAAACAGCTTCCTAAGCTAAAAAAATATCGCCGCAATGACGGTTTAGCCGCTTTACAGCCATATTTATTACTTTTGCCGTCGCCCAATAAAAAGGGAATCCCCATGGTCAACGGAAAGAAACTCATCGTCGTACTGCCTGCTTACAACGCAGCAAAAACCCTGGAACAAACCTACAACGAGCTCCCTATGGACTTGGTCGACGATGTAATTCTCGTTGATGACCACAGCCCCGACAACACCATCGAGGTCGGAAAACAACTCGGCATCAAACACCTGATCCGACACGAGCAAAACAAGGGCTACGGTGGAAATCAAAAGACTTGCTACAACAAGGCTATTGAGCTAGGCGTTGATATTGTCGTCATGGTACACCCCGACTACCAATATACTCCAAAACTGGTAGCCAGTATGAGCTACTTGATCGCCAATGGACTATACCACGTAGTATTGGGTTCGCGGATCCTGGGCAAAGGAGCTTTAAAAGGTGGCATGCCTTGGTATAAATACGTGGCGAACCGGATCTTGACCTTGGCACAGAATATTCTATTGAGCAAAAAGCTTTCGGAATACCACACGGGGTATCGCGCTTTTTCGAAAGAGGTTCTCGAGTCGATCAACTACAATGTGAATTCCGATAATTTCGTATTCGACAATCAGATGTTGTCGCAGATCTTCTACGCGGGTTACGATATTGCCGAGGTTACTTGTCCTACCAAGTATTTCGACGACGCTTCTTCGATCAACCTCAAGGACAGTTCTGTGTACGGGCTCGGAGTTCTCCGCGTTTCGGTCATCCACCGCCTGTGTAAGTGGGGAATCATGAAGAGCAAACTCTACGATCCGCCCAAACCCTGATCGATCGGTCTGTAGTAGAGAACATATCCGCCTTTTTCATCGACCACTTGTAATTGGGGGAATTCCTTCAGGGTCTTTTCTTTTCGCGTATTTCGACCAACGAAGTAGGCCGGTTTGTCAATGTCCCCGGTCAACAGCCATTTCCCGTCGCGCATATCGTCCGGTTTAGGAAGCGGTCCGGACTTTTCGCTGTAAAAGAGGTAGCCGTACGATTTCATTCCGATCGGGTGAATATAGGCCCCTTCGGCCCCTGCCCTTTTGTAGAAGTCTATGGCCGAACGTTGAAGGTATATTTCCGCCTGCGGCGTGATGTGGATGATCAAGGTAAGGGACATCAACAGCCCGACGAGGAGCTGATAGCGCACCCAAGAAACCTTTCCGGCCGATAGGCCGAGTAAAAAAACAATCGAGAGCAATACGAAAACGGGGCCCGCCCACCGCGTTAGGACCGACCACGACACCTCCTGTGTGAATTGAGCGGCGGTGAATGCATCGATCTCGGACCAATTGACCCGGGCTCCCCACACATTGATCCAAGGTAGAGCACTGTACGTTGCTCCTAGGAGTATTGCGATCAAAATACCGAGGACAGTCAGCCCAATGTGTAGCCTGCGGTTTCGCGTTTCGAAGCGGTAGAGTGTCAATGCGGCTAAGAAAGTTAGCGGGAAGTACGCCATGGAGCTGTAATGGACGATCTTGGTTTTGACGATCGAGAAAAGTATGAGGACTACCCAGAACAGAATCTTCATCCAGAGGTGGAAATGATCGCGCTCGTACGTTTGCAACCTCATTCTGGGAACCGCGGGCATTGCAAAGAGGCTGATCGGGAAGCAGCCAATTAGGATTACTACGAAATGGTACCAAAACGGTTGTGCTTGACCGGCCACGTCGGAACTGAACAGATTCGATTGTACGCGAATGAACTCGGCGACGACTTCGGGAGTTCCGGTAGCGGCGTGATACAAAAACCAAGATTCGCCCGTTAGGAAGAATACGGCAAGGAACAGCAGGATATGTGGGAGCCTTGGAAAGCCGTAAAATCGTTTAACGACGAAGTAAACGGCTCCGGCCAGCAGGAAGACGAGTAATCCGACAGGGCCTTTGATCAGCAGTGCCAACCCTAAAAAGAATCCACTCATTATGACCACCCGCTTTTTTCGCTCCTGATACTTCGAGGTGAAGCGAATTCCGTAGTAAACCCCGAGAAAAATAAAGAGGTTGAACCAGGGGTCTATGATCCCCGATTTAAAGTAAAGTACCGGAAGCAGGGCTCCGAGGTAGGTCAAAACCCACCACCAGGCCAGTCGAGTATCGAACCATCGTCGGCCTATATTATATATAACGACCAAGGTAACGGCGCCACAAATCGCATTTGGGAAACGGGCTGCGAATTCATTGACACCGAAGATGGACATGCTTATGGCCTGCATCCAGAAGAACAGTGGTGGTTTTTCAAGAAAGGTTTCAAAGTTGATTTGAACCAGGGCGTAATTCTGGGTCAGCAGCATTTCACGTGCTGCCTCGGCGAAGTTCAGTTCGTCCCAATCGAAAAGATGCACTTCACCGAGGAACGGCACAAAGAGCATTAACGCCCCGAGAAAAATGAGTACGCTGTGTATAAAGGACTGCTTCATTATAGTCGAATGAGAGGCCTATCTAGGGCGTTGGTTGTTGGATTCATCTCCCTCTTATAAAAAAAAGGAAACACCATCGCGGCGACAGCCGTACCGATCAAGGAACCGAGGTATACGTCTTCCAGGAAATGCTGATTGAGTTGAATTCGGCTCCACCCTACTGCGAGTGCAATGACACAGAATACCAACGAGGCGGCGCGGTGACGCACTATGAGCGCCAAAGAGAAATACATGCAAAATGCGGCGGCCGTATGCCCTGATGGAAAGCTGAAATTCTCGTGCATTTCTACCCCCGGAACAGTCATGAGATCGGGGTGATCCCTGAAATAGTGGATTGGCCTATAATGATCCGCAAATACCCGGTGCTTCAAGTACTGAACGATCACGCTATCGAGCACACTGGCGGTAAGCACAAATAAACCTGCCCTTAAATGAACGAACAGAATCAGAGTCAATACGACTACACCAACGAAAATACCATCTCCTAAAAAGGTGATCCACTTAAAAATTGTGTCTAGAAACGGCTGATGAAACCGTTGGAATCCCAGGTGAAGTACCTTGAGGTCATCGCTCACGTAAAGGGAATATCCGGCCCTCAATAAAAAGATCGAGAATGGGACCAAGAACCAGAAAAGCGATCGCGTCAGATCCCTTCGGTGGGTCCGCATCACGAGCCGATGGCGTGCAGCAGGGTGTGGATTTGGCTTTCCCATAGCATTTTGCTTTCCTCCACTTCATCCTCTTCAGCGTAATCGGTAACGATGAGGGACACGTCCTTAGTGAGGTCATCGATTTCTATGCGGAACTCGAAGTAAGAATCATCGTCGTTAGCGAGCCAGTGTAGTTTAATGTAAACATTGGGCTTTTTACTGATGATCTCGGCTTCTTCTTGGCTGTCATCCCAGATGAAAACGTACTTTTTACCTCGGAAATTCACATCGTCCGAAAACCATTCCGATAGGCCTGAAGGCGTGGTCAAGTATTGATACAACATCTTTGGGGAGGCCTTAACCGGGAATTCTAGCTGATATTTAACCTTGTCTGACATGTGGGGGATGAATTGCTGGGTCGCAATATATAAAAAGATAGGGTTAGGAATATTGCTGTGAAAAATCAATTTACCTTATATTTGCACCCTCAAAAATACGGCGAGGTAGCTCAGCTGGTTAGAGCGTCGGATTCATAACCCGGAGGTCGCGAGTTCAAGTCTCGCTCTCGCTACAACAAAGACAAGGTACTGCTTCGGCAGGACTTTTCTTTTAATGGCCTAAACGGAGTATGCTCTTGTGCAAGTCCATTGAAAGGAAGGTAGCAAACCGAAAGGTTTGCCTTGTTTTTGTTGTGGGCTACCCCTACACTCAGCGACCGAAGGGAGCTAATTCTCGCTCTCGCTTCGATTCAAATAAGGTCCCGCAATAGCGGGACTTTTTCGTTTTACCCCCGAATAAAACTTGCTTTAACGAGTGAGGAAAAGCAAAATAATGCGCCGAATGAAGTGAAGCCTTATTTGATTGGTACGGCTCCTCCATCACTCAGTAGCTGAAAGAATTTCCCAACAATCACGATAGAAAGGGAAAGTTACGCTGAAGTTCCCTATTAAGCCCGCTTGAAAACGGCTTCCCCGTGAACGGCGCGATTAAGCCCTTCATGTTCCTCCTGTTC
This genomic interval from Flavobacteriales bacterium contains the following:
- a CDS encoding glycosyltransferase family 39 protein translates to MKQSFIHSVLIFLGALMLFVPFLGEVHLFDWDELNFAEAAREMLLTQNYALVQINFETFLEKPPLFFWMQAISMSIFGVNEFAARFPNAICGAVTLVVIYNIGRRWFDTRLAWWWVLTYLGALLPVLYFKSGIIDPWFNLFIFLGVYYGIRFTSKYQERKKRVVIMSGFFLGLALLIKGPVGLLVFLLAGAVYFVVKRFYGFPRLPHILLFLAVFFLTGESWFLYHAATGTPEVVAEFIRVQSNLFSSDVAGQAQPFWYHFVVILIGCFPISLFAMPAVPRMRLQTYERDHFHLWMKILFWVVLILFSIVKTKIVHYSSMAYFPLTFLAALTLYRFETRNRRLHIGLTVLGILIAILLGATYSALPWINVWGARVNWSEIDAFTAAQFTQEVSWSVLTRWAGPVFVLLSIVFLLGLSAGKVSWVRYQLLVGLLMSLTLIIHITPQAEIYLQRSAIDFYKRAGAEGAYIHPIGMKSYGYLFYSEKSGPLPKPDDMRDGKWLLTGDIDKPAYFVGRNTRKEKTLKEFPQLQVVDEKGGYVLYYRPIDQGLGGS
- a CDS encoding glycosyltransferase family 2 protein, with product MVNGKKLIVVLPAYNAAKTLEQTYNELPMDLVDDVILVDDHSPDNTIEVGKQLGIKHLIRHEQNKGYGGNQKTCYNKAIELGVDIVVMVHPDYQYTPKLVASMSYLIANGLYHVVLGSRILGKGALKGGMPWYKYVANRILTLAQNILLSKKLSEYHTGYRAFSKEVLESINYNVNSDNFVFDNQMLSQIFYAGYDIAEVTCPTKYFDDASSINLKDSSVYGLGVLRVSVIHRLCKWGIMKSKLYDPPKP
- a CDS encoding phosphatase PAP2 family protein is translated as MGKPNPHPAARHRLVMRTHRRDLTRSLFWFLVPFSIFLLRAGYSLYVSDDLKVLHLGFQRFHQPFLDTIFKWITFLGDGIFVGVVVLTLILFVHLRAGLFVLTASVLDSVIVQYLKHRVFADHYRPIHYFRDHPDLMTVPGVEMHENFSFPSGHTAAAFCMYFSLALIVRHRAASLVFCVIALAVGWSRIQLNQHFLEDVYLGSLIGTAVAAMVFPFFYKREMNPTTNALDRPLIRL
- a CDS encoding SRPBCC domain-containing protein; amino-acid sequence: MSDKVKYQLEFPVKASPKMLYQYLTTPSGLSEWFSDDVNFRGKKYVFIWDDSQEEAEIISKKPNVYIKLHWLANDDDSYFEFRIEIDDLTKDVSLIVTDYAEEDEVEESKMLWESQIHTLLHAIGS